gaaaactaTTTAATCTTATCACATCTATATTTTATCTTTAATGACATGATTTGTTAggactaaacaacaacaacaaacctagtgAATTCCCACAAGTTGGATCTGAGGAGGGCAGTGTATACACAAACCTTATCTCTACCCCTAAAAAGGTAGATAGGTTATTTCCGATAGATACTCGgctaaagaaaagatgaaaagactCAGTGCTAACTAGCACAAACAACAACTTTTTAGGACTCACTTGACATACAAATTCACATTTATAAGGAAGGAAAAAGGCATGTGAAACTTTTTCCAACTTTCGTTTTACTTAAACTCCAATATTCTAATTAATTGAAGGTTAAATGTGTTTAACTAGATATGATAAAGATCAAAATAAGAATACGTCGATATTCCAGGGATCAAAAGCAAAAGTCTCCCATGATAGGACGTTCATACTTGATTTAAAGTATGAttacaaattaaactaaaatatatTACTGATAGAAGCAACGAAAGCACAAAAATATTACATCAAGTACTGAAGAGGAAAGCCTAAAGTAAAATAATCTCAAGGGAAACATGTAAAGAATAAGCTCCCCTTTCTCTAAATTACATTACAGCGATTTACTGGATTTCCATATCAAGATCCATCAATCTATAACCTGATATGTACAGAAACAAAAAGGGATAGCTAGCACAATCAGGCAACTTAACATTGGCTGTGCAAATTTCAGATCATATATCACGAGCAATAGCCCAAGTCATTATTTTCAAACACTGCTGGAGGATTGCCCTCTAACAAGCAGAAAATAGGCGGAATAGTTAACGTCTCTTGTCCACCATATACGTTCCAGCAAAACGGATCCAACACTAAGTCACCTTGAGCAGGCAGAAGTTCTATGTCCGAAAGTGTTATGTTAGTGCAGGGAATAGTGTCACTACAAGCAAAATGCATTGGCGGACTTCTAATATCATATGTTCCTTTTATGCTAGAGTATTCAATGTCCGAAACGGACACTGCTGAGGTGCGGTTGCTGCATTCTTTTGAGAGGCAGTAGAATTGGTCTATTATTATGGGATTCCTTACGTTGTCCATGTGAATTTTAAGGAAGGAAATTCCAGATACTGCTCCATAACCACCTTGCCATGTCTTGATCCTCACTCCATTATCTGATTCCTTTATCACTGAGTCCGTCACTGTAATGTTTGATACGCATGCTCGCGAATTGTGGTTGCCTAAACTCCCAATGCTACAATGACAAAAGATAATTGCATTTTATTGAACTGCCCAAGTAAGCAACTAACTGTCAGGGAAATAATCTAGACAACCTGCTATAACACGTTAATTATACtggttgtatatatttttttccaATAAAGTAAAATCATTCTTATATTTGTTTACATTGTTTTTAGAGGTAAAAGTGTATTACTTGAACTATAAACAAGCATTTTGTACATCCACTTCTGAAGATAATATTATAATCACCCCATTAAGCTAGTTGATAGAGTATTATTAATATATTCCACCTGATTCCATGACCTCCAGGTCCACATGTGAGATTCCTAATATCCACATCGTGACATCCTGCCCCTATTGATACACAATCATCACCTATAATATAGTATACAAATTAAACCAATAGCAATTGAACGTTAGGAATAATTGATTGAGTAAAAAAAGAATTTTTGTTCGTAGTAATTAAGTAGAATTACGTACCATTAGAGATGAGTGAATCGTAAATTTCAACATTGGTGGTCTGCTCTATGTGAATACCATCAGTGTTGGGACTCCAGGCTGGAGCTGTAATGTGTAGGGATTCTATATGCACATTCTTGCAGTTATCAAATCTAAAATTAAATTGTGGACTATTCTCCATTCTAATTCCTTCCACCGTTAGATTTGAGCTCATGAAGAATCTAATGGCCTGCAAATACACGTACAGAATTTCACAAAATCTAATATTAATTGCAAAGAAAATATGCTTAGTGGTAAAAGCTTATTTTTTCACTCACAATTGGGCTGTCACATGGTCCAGGCAGTGTACTTCCATTAGGTCCCTGTTGTTGTACTGAGGATTAGATAATTCGTTCATTCGTACGTGTACAAAGATTAATGAAATTAACCACTATCCCTTATATAtagtaaaaagaaaaggaattaagTTGACACATATATATACTAAGTTTATAGTGCATACCTTATGCGGTTTGCAGGGCAGATTCCACCACTGTTCTCCCCTTCCATCTATGACGCCTCCGCCTTGCAGTGACAACTCATCAACTCTATAGAAAACCAGCCACTGCCGCCTGCTGTTGTTGCCCGGCCACGACTCTGGTCCATCTGGTGGCATTATTGTTCCTTCCAGCTTTCCATGTTGGCACACAATTTCAGTTACATATATAAACAAAAATCCCTCagtcattccttttttttttttggctttaaAAGATAATACTATTACTACAAAGTATGTATCACATTACATAATAATAGAACTTTTTAGTACATCTAAATTACAATAGAAAATAGGACAGGACATACTCCCAATgtttcattatatatatatatatatatatatcacaatTTAACGTTCGAGTAAGAATGATTCTGAAATGTTTTAATTTTAAACTTCTCATTTTATCCTcagtgtgacctataggtcacgggttcgagtcgTGTAGACTGACTACATTACATCCTTGGGGAACGGCTCTTTCCCGGAAACTACTAAACGCGAGATACTTTGTGCATCGggctaccttttttttttttaaatattttcccCCAGAATATCTTATAGCCATATATGAGCGTATGACATATTTAAGACTTCAAATTCGGCATGCGTTGAATATCATTAATCTTGTTTTTCATGTCTAGTCAAGCATTGTCGTGTAAAATGAAATGGAGGAAGGACATTGAAATTAGAAACCAAATACTACTAGTAAGTATCTTAACTAGGTACCTGAAAGACCAAACCACTTTGACAGGGACCAGTAAAAATAGTGGATTGGATCATGAAAGAATAACCAGAGGGAACGAAGATGACTGCTGACTCGACTTGACAAGCGGCATCCCACGCTGCTTTGAAAGCTTCAGTGTCATCTACAATGCCATCTCCTACAGCCCCAAACGACCTCACATCATAAACCCCTTCGTCTGCGGGTGGGTTAGAAGGCTCAGGTGGAATAGAAGGCGGATATGATATGTGGGAATGTTTCTTATTGTGATGGCCGCGGTGGCCGTGGTGATGATATCTAGCAGTAACATTATGGCTGCATAATAAAACCATGAAAAATGCAACTACTGTCATATAAAAAATGACAAGCAGTACTGGCACACGGGTTGATAGCGATGCC
This genomic stretch from Nicotiana sylvestris chromosome 9, ASM39365v2, whole genome shotgun sequence harbors:
- the LOC104227024 gene encoding polygalacturonase At1g48100-like, which translates into the protein MASLSTRVPVLLVIFYMTVVAFFMVLLCSHNVTARYHHHGHRGHHNKKHSHISYPPSIPPEPSNPPADEGVYDVRSFGAVGDGIVDDTEAFKAAWDAACQVESAVIFVPSGYSFMIQSTIFTGPCQSGLVFQLEGTIMPPDGPESWPGNNSRRQWLVFYRVDELSLQGGGVIDGRGEQWWNLPCKPHKGPNGSTLPGPCDSPIAIRFFMSSNLTVEGIRMENSPQFNFRFDNCKNVHIESLHITAPAWSPNTDGIHIEQTTNVEIYDSLISNGDDCVSIGAGCHDVDIRNLTCGPGGHGISIGSLGNHNSRACVSNITVTDSVIKESDNGVRIKTWQGGYGAVSGISFLKIHMDNVRNPIIIDQFYCLSKECSNRTSAVSVSDIEYSSIKGTYDIRSPPMHFACSDTIPCTNITLSDIELLPAQGDLVLDPFCWNVYGGQETLTIPPIFCLLEGNPPAVFENNDLGYCS